DNA sequence from the Procambarus clarkii isolate CNS0578487 chromosome 9, FALCON_Pclarkii_2.0, whole genome shotgun sequence genome:
TTGTTAGGTAGGGCTAAAGAAGGGTTTGTTTGGTACAGCTAAAGAGGGAGTTTGGTTGggctctgggagctgtgtgtttggctttgtgggggttggatgagatgtttgCTTGCTAGGGTGGTTTGTGGGGCTACAGAGGTATAAAGGCGTTTGATTTCAAAGAGATCTCATTTTATGCTTAATGGTACAATTCTAcacatttaaattaaaaaaataataaatataaattagaaaaaatataaagtGTAAATGTGGAATAATAAAGAATAAGGAAGAGGGTAGAATTGAGGGAGAAATGAGATGAGAGTTGTTTGGGTCCCGCGGGCCCTTGGCCATTAGTGTGTTTACCTCAGACATCGCAGGTCGCGGCTCCTTAACGTTGCTGGTATGTGACTCTACACAGATCTGACCTTCCTGCCATAGGTGTGACCTGCCTCACCTCCCCTTCCCACACATCACCACAGTCCCATTCCTGGGCCACATTTCTCTGCCTTAATAATCTGGAAGCGGATGTAAGTGGGGGGGAACTTAATGCGCTCTGATCAGTCTAGGATGCCCGCCGCCTCATGTTCAACACCTCAAGCCAGATCTTGGGGCAGtgtagtcgtcatggcttggcgctttcccctgataattccctgcccttcaccagatATTGGCCATACATTAAACAGTTTGGACAAGTTGGCCACGCAGTTTATAGTTTGGAGTTTTCGAAGTGAAGTTTTGAGTAGAGCTAGAGTGGCCTTATTGTGGTATgggagtatagggacaccatctTAGGGGTCGGGATATTCTTGCCGATACGTTGAGGCTTCATAGAGAAAGATGAAGCTTTCTCAGAATCGGAACCCTTCCGGTTATTAGATCCGAGTGGTGAAGTGAAAAGCACTTGTGCCACAGTATCATGGACGGTTAGGTTGGGTCCTGGAATACAACTTGCACATGTTAATGGCACTTTATAGTCTTCTTATTTACcaatattgggaacaacattaagTAAGGAATAAAGGCAATGTGGCAATGACCACTAATAGCATTTAACATGCAGTGATTACGGTATTTTTACCATTGTGTAAATACTGTATTTTATAAAAATGATTCTTGCAGTACAAATTATTGAAGCCTATATAGGTAGTTTTATTAAGTTTTTACACAAATTTCATTCAAAACGGGTAGGACTTTCATCCTGAGGTTTATTTTCACATTGAGTAATAGAAAGACTTCaaggatatttatttatttatttatttatatatatacaagaaggtacattggatttatGAGAGTACAAAGCattgaagttttacattcttgtaaagccactagcatacaTAGCGCTTCAGGCAGACACTGAATGAATCCTTAAAACCTTGGAGTATGCCTTATTTCCGTcgcccttgccagacgtaagatgaatatcgtttctcacagagcataatAAGactgagcttgttgtggattattaattattaaaataGGTATCCACTATGTCTACAAATgagtagaaagtattagtaaagtagGTCTGAGTAAACTGTGATTGAGTTCTGCTGTACGATTAGCTGAGTATTCGGCCGGCAGCGATTCAGCTGGAGAGAGCTGAGACTGCAGGCTCGCTTTCTTCTCTGAACTGCTGTGGTTGAGTCAACACCTCTTCTGTGttgctctgtatccctctctttctcctactcttcccttaccttatcctgtgtctagtttacCAAGCTAAGTACCGTGCTGCATGTTCGTTTTCTGGCATGAGTGTGTAGTAATGTGTATAGGCTACgctagtgtttatattgctaagttaCTCTAAGGGGTCTCAGTGGAATCACGTGTGCTCAAGTGGTACCaagctacctagagtccttgctagtgtcccttgccagtagattttaccctagcttgtcctaattgtaaaaccttgtatcctgactatgtggaccaaggcttttaaagtaagatagtgtggtaaagtaattattgttattgttatttaatgtacatggggggttgttaagagggtttaataaataagttagtttttgaggtgtatccattcttcctgtgtagggaaGCAGTGATCAAACCTCTAGGCTGACGTATTAACCTTAAGCCACTTACTTAATATTGTTTATGTTcttattgggggccgggcctatctgaTCTCCCCTAATTTTGATACATTCTGATTCTAACTGCTGGTCCTTCTCATTAATACTCCATCCCCGCCATATCAGCACTTAAATTTATAACAATTGTGCATGTTGTTCtagcaaaatatattaataaatctgCTATCATACTGTATTAAAAATATGCAGTACTGAATATGACAACTTGTGTATTTGTCATATAAACTGATGTACTGTATTCCTTGTTACAGGCAATATGGGTCGtcatagcagtagcagcagtgatTCAAGTGATGAATCAAGTCCTGATAGAAGTTCACCCTCACCACACAGCAGAAAAAATACTAGCAAGAAGAGTCACAGTCGTGGATCCAGTCGTAAAAGAAGTCCAGTGGGCAAAGAAAGGCATAGATCGAGATCTCGGTCTAATGACAGAAGTAGCCACTCAAAATCTCCAGAAAAAAGCACACGAAAGTCTGATATTAAAAGAAACAGATTGGGTTCACGCGACAGAGCTTGTAGATCAAGATCAAGGGATAAAAGTCATCAGTCAAAATCTCATAATAGGAGTAATAGGTCTAGGTCACATGATAGGAACCATAGATCAAAATCTCCTGAAAGAAGTCATAGATCAAAATCTCCTGAAAGAAGTCGTAGATCAAAATCTCGTGACAGAAATCACAGGTcacatgagaaaaagcataatgtaGATTCAAGAGTGAAAAAAAGAGGTAGCAGATCTGGATCAGAATCACGATCACGCTCTAGATCTGGCTCCTATTCTAAAACTAAACAAAGAATtagaaatatatacaataaaaaagaaAGTTCGGCTGACAGAGAAAGACGTGATAAGAAGCGTGCAAGGACTCCGAACAAAGCAGAAGCAAACAACAAATTTCATAATAACAGAAATTACAGAGACCAGTCAAGATCGCATGAAAATGACTATACAAGACGAGATCACAGATCACACATGCAATCCAGCTTTAGGAATGGTCCACAAGACAGAAGATGGTCAAAGTCACCAGAGGAACGTCGAGGTGGTGGGTACCAACGAAATCGAGATCACTCTCCACCTACACCAGATGGCCGATGGGGCCATAATAAGTTCTTTGAACAACAGAGGGAAGAAGGATTTTCAAGGGATAGAGATAGAAATAGAGAAGGATATGGCTTTGGAAGTGGAAAGAGAGACAACAGCAACTATAGAAATGGAGGGGGTTACAGAGGACGAGGTTAGTGGCATGTTTTTTAtgtaatattcataatttgaaatATGACCTATTTAAATATGAAAGTCATAAATATATGTACCAGTAATAGGTATTTTTTATAAAGAACAAAATTCACAACATATCTCTCCTTGTCAAGTTATGTGATTTTTTTGTGATTACACTGAATGTGTAATATAGTGAAGaacagtgtgtgatagtgtaaacTTTGCAAATAAAATGAGAATTTAAAAAGTAATATTGACTAAACATTTTTAGTTTTTTAGTGGACACATTAGTGACATGTGTATCACAGTTCCTTGGAACATTATGAATGTGAATGCGTTTATGAATTTACAATATTTAGATAGTAAATATTGTAAATTACATAATTTGCATCAGATAAaccaaaaaaaataaataaaaatggctCCGGAAGGCTATGGCATGGGACACCAACCTTCCGTGATGTCACACCTTCACTGCAGACAAAGTAATTTTTTGCCAGTATTCTCTCTGCATTTTtgtctgaattttttttttcatgagTTTTCTCCACTGCAAAGTAAGTGGttgaatataaaaaaaaagaaaaattcgAGGAAGGGATTTTAACAATGTATAAGAAGAAAATTTTTGGGGAATATTTTTTAAGTGCACAATGGTCTTGTTGTATTAAACTAACACAATACATGGGTTAAATAGTTTGCATCTTGCACTGCTTTGCTGTTAATTATGTAGCATTCATTTCTTAACCATTCCTcccttaggtggtggtggtggtggatttggCCGCTATAATGaaaagagtgaccagagtgatgaCTATTTTGCTTACAAACGTGTTCAGCGTCAACAGATAACTGAAGAGGGCGTTGCTGAGCTTTGGGGTGTATCACCAGCTCATCCAGTTGAAGAGTAAGTAGACACATGTTTGGTATGCACTCCTAAGCCATAACTGTGATACAGTATTACCTAATTActgtacctaagtgtagttatagaatgagagctatgctcagttTCCCATTTATTCATTGAAGTATAACTTTATACATTAGTTTCCTATTTATTCCTTGGTTAAATTGTTTTTTCACTAGACTACTGATTTGCCTTTCTCTATCTCAGCATCTTTTCATCTTGCACATTTCTTTTTCTTTTCTGTGGGAGTCCTATCAACTCCCAGAAGCTATCACACTGAATAGATAAGATAATGTTTATTCTGGTAAAAAGTACATATATTCAAAATAAgtgacaaacataatgttggatttctagatagagctagtacacactatgcctaaagccacgatATGCACAGCGTTTCGTGCAAGTACCAAATAAGTGCCATACTACTAGGTCTCATCAGTCGTGGAGTTCTATCTTGGTTCTAtatcagggaccacgagccagaatctggctccctcAGAGACTGAATGTTTTTGCTGGAGTATTGCCGTATTGATAGTGTTTTACTTGTCAAGTTGCGCCTGCAACAGTTAAGCTTCAGCGCTTGTCTGAAAGCTGTTTTGTCATCATTTGTAACTCTTTTGTCATCAGTTACCTGGTGACAAAAGCCTTATGGACTCTCACACATACATAGGAATCTCTGGACATGTCAATATCTTTATGTAAAATTGtgtagtctgcctccaccacttcacatcTTAGTGCTTATATAGCTCTCCATTCAGTGTTGTATATAATAATGCATTCCTTTGATTAATATGCTGGGGATATGTTCAGGAGAGGACAACACAGTATTCTAGGCATAAATGTAGATAATATTTTATAAGTTGATATAGCTACTCTCATGAAGTTACTAATGGATATAAATAATTTCCACGAAATATAAGGATACAAGAAAAAGATTTGACTGGTGACCTATCCTCTTTATCTGCTTTCCTTGAAAGGTAAAAAAAATCTTTGGATTTTGGGCCAAAACTTGCCCAGGCCTCGGAAAGCAAAGGGAGTCGATTAAATGCATAAAATACCATAATACGAAAAGTTCGGTGTCATTATGTATGTTAGGCTAAGTCCCTCCACACACCTCACAAAAGTGGGAAATGGGGGTAGTAATGATAATGATTGAACTGTGGTGGTGTATCTCCATtaataatattttgtttttaatatttatattttattttattgatgCAAGGTATTTACAGTACCGGTAAACATGTTTTCTTTTACAAACGGGTTGTTGGTCAAAGTGGATATTTTGTATGGTCGTTATTTATTTCATTTCAGATTCAATAAATTGTACGGTACAATATATAGTTTTGCATTATGCATATAATTTTGTGTTTAACAGTTTTAAGTAAAGTaagattttacttaaaatgttgaATGTTTTTCTGGTATTGTGTGTAATTAGTAACTTTTTTTACAGTTCTGATGTAGGAAACACAGACGACGAGAAGAAATCCAAAACAGCCAATAAAGATGGAGAGAATGGCTCTCATGCCTCTGATAATGAGAAGAAAAGGAAGAAGAGAAAGAAGAAGGAAAAGAAGAAAAAACACAAGAGGGAaaagaagaagaggaagaaggagaaaaagaaagcTGCCAAAAAGAAAGTGTCTGAATCATCATCTCAGAGCGATTCAGAGTCTGATATAGATGATGATGACCTTAAATGGATTGAACGAAGGAGTAAGATTTATTAAacattttttataaattaatGAAAAAATAAGAATTGTGTGGTGTGCACTGGGAGTTTTATCCACTGTTCTGTGTCCACAACAAACACACCTTCAGGGATGCCTGTTTGAATATCCCCTTCATCTTGTGGCTTAATAAGATCTTCCCTGTgctttgtatatattttttcaaGGGGGGACTTAATACCTTTTAATCACTAATGCAGTTTTCTCTACCAAATAATGGGAGTTATCCAAACAGATTGGAATATATAATACTATGATTAGGGAAGAAATTTGGTACAAGAGAAGCAAAAGTTACCAACAGTGGCTTGACAAAACAATACGTGGGAACATCAACATGTTACCTGTTGATACTTTTGATAGTTGTTCTCCTATTGCAGCTTGGCTTGGATATGTAATTATTGTCcctaaataatataattattttctTTATGGTTTTACAAGTCTGCTGCATAGAAGCAAGCTGTTTATAGATGTGCTCCTATGAGGCTGTTTACTTGAATTTACCTTGGAGCTACAATCTTTAGTGGCTTTGATTGAGACAGGAATTTGGTGGCTTGTGAAAGGTCTAACCATTATTTCTGAGGATTTTCTCCATTTAGATTTTGAACAGGAATCCTATCTTGTCATTTATGGCTTAGTGAGTGGGTAATTCTGTGGATTTTTTATTACCTATTTGGTTGAAATAGCATCTCCTGTTGTCTGGCTTACATTTTGGCTTGAGCTTGAAGCCGCTGCCTATTTAAATTAGTGTATTTTGTTAAAGAAGcagtctggattaatatctttcaatctGTTCTGTTTTTTAAAGGTCTTGAGATCaatcctgtcatgtctggtttgtagtgGTATTAGTTTTGAGGTTGTCAACCTTTCCTGGTACGAAAGTTGTCTTAGTTCTGAGATCTTGTGATAAAATAGGTGCTACATATTCTTTCTGGCTTTGTGCCTTCTTATGATAATTACCTAGTTCTGAAATAATTATTATTCTATGCCATTCTTAAGCAGTTTTGTAATTTCAAGGTGAGGTTTCAGCTAAATAACCAGTCTTTTCTGTGAAGTCAAGGTTCATGTTCACCTATCAGGCTGTttacatatgtgtatatacaaGGCTGTTTGCACAAATATAGGAATGCATTATTTTATATACAGGAAGAAAatctttaattattaaatttgaagtcttgtttgtgtgtgtcggTGCAAAATAGATACAACTGATGAGCTACGATCAGAAAGTGGTGCTCGTCCCACTGAGGGGTTCACCCCGCAGTCCTTCTTGATGACTCATATTTTTTGCTTCTATaaatgacgtgtgtgtgtgtgtgtgtgtgtgtgtgtgtgccaaaaAAAATGCAGTTGGTCGTGTATTTTTAAATCTCGGTGCAATTGAACGGTGGCTGCATTACTCTTCCATTAGACAAACCAGTATGCTGAATATTCTGGCCAATTTTTCAGGTGCTCCTTGTAAAAGCAAGATGGACCCTTTTTAGAGATGGGGAGCTTTCAGAGGAAACCAAGGCATTAAAGATAGTCTGATTCAAACTCTCAATATATTTACTTTTAAATGTGGTTATTTTCTTAAGTGTATAATAGTAATGCATATTATTTTTCTCTATTCAGAAGACAGCGATGGAGAAATGGTTGAAGAAGTAGTGGGTCCACTCCCCAAGCCTCAAGTTACACTTTCAAAGAAAGACTATGGGAAGGTGAGATCTGTTTCTCATGCACTCTAATCTCACTGAAAATTTTAAAATCACTATATGCATTTTATGAAATTACAATGTACATAAGAGCAACATATTAGTACAAGTAGCCCATGCTTTGTGTGGTATTGGATAATGTAGTTCTGTTATGTGGTGCGTGATTTTTATCCTAATTATTGAAAACATGCATTGACTTTATTTTTTACATTGTTGGCACATGGTCCAGTGTGTTTTGTGCTTCTTAAAGCAACCTGTTAAGTTAGTGCCACACTGTGCTCTGTTGTGGGTTTCTGCATCATTTACACCTTGTGATTCCTTGCCCTTTTTGTGTAATACAAGCTTTTTGGATTATATTCTTGTCATGAAGCTTTAgtaaaggaatggtggccaatcaCTTAGACTAACGGGGATCGAACTCTGATACTGCAAGAAGCAAAGCTGTCACTAACCACCAGTCCAAGTGGATGGAGTCTTGTGACAGGAAGAAAGTGGTAGTATTTAATAATGTTCAGATACTGTAGGCATTTTAATGAGGAAAAAAGTGAATATTTGTAGACTTTAAGAATGCAACCTTAATTTTTCATTGTATGGTACATAACTGTGCTAATAACCGTTGCTACCATAATTTAGATGGGGGGGGGGCATAATACCAATTCGATGAGTTGCTAGGTTGTGTGAGGGTAATTTTATCTAatattttaacttgtcacaatcaCTCGAGACAAGAATAGGGGATGTATTTGTTTACACATTAACAAAACCTACAGTACAAAGGCAACTACCATTTAGGAACGATGCCGTGGATGTGGTAGTGCTATACAGTGCATATATTGTATTTGGAATATAATGAGTGGATGAGAGAGATTGTATTGTTTAATATTTTAAATTTTCTTGTACTATAAAGCTGacaatttttttttgggggggggggtggtagtaatGATATTGTTTGAACAAAGTCTTTATAGTTCACTCACAATACTGAGTCCTAGGTCAGTATGCTGCACTCAGTGAAGTTCAGGCAATTATGGTTGAATTCTTTGACCCTCCTTGCACTGCTACCTTAAAACACAACCTTACTAAAGGTTTTTCTTCCCTTTGTATGAAAAACTCTTCTATATTCatctttattattaataatacaaaTCTTAAGAACCTGAATAGGTTGTCAGTGTTTTTATCATAAAGTAAAgtaaaataaattttatatacTTTAAGTGTTCCCTCAAAAATTTTTATCACTGTTTATAGCTCAATCTAAACAAAAGATAAAATCTGCCGACTGAATTTGCTCTCTAAAATTCGTATTTTTCTTGAAAATATATCCAGAATATGCAGGGAAACATTGCCAAATCTGAATGGTCGGTTTGTCACGTAAAATAATTCTCATCAAATCGtatctttttatttttatttttttatttttactattCTTACTTCTTTGTAAATATAATGTATTATTAAAAATAATGCATTTAAAGTTTAGAAATGTTTTACTAACCTTGTACTGTACTATAAATTGCACAAACGAGCTTGGGGCCTTCCTTCTGAAGACTCCAGACCTACTGTGTAGGCATGTGAACTGACCATGTGCATCTGTACTACTATTGCTGCACAACACAGCATCAACTATAAAATAATGATGTTTCAGAAGAAAAACCAGTAAAAATGCTTCCGTAACAAAAGGTCAGACCACACTAACTTGTGAGAGTGCAGTTTGACCACCTATAACTGCATTTTTGCCATTTCTGGGGTATCAAGACCAGTCAGTGCTACAAAAGTTTAAGTGAACACATTAAGTTTTTGTATTCCTTCATGCTTAATTGTTATATGCACACACAAtctttatatatttttgtttgatTATACTGGAACATATGTTATAGACTTGAGAAAAATTGGGTGTTGAATGACCCAAAAAAGGGCAATTTTCATAATTCTAGGTTTCATACAAATCTGAATCGTATCTAGAATGATACCACCCATATTTTTGAAGGAGCACTttagtaattactgtactgtacaatccTGTACAgaagttattattgttattgaagCTATATTTTGTTTCACTGTTATAAGTATATCAACAAATACATTTTGTTCCATCATTTACACTCAAGAAAAAGTTATGTAGACTAATAATGCAGAGCCACCACTGATCTACTGTCATAACCAGAGGCTTAGGCTTAGGGGCCCGCGTAGGAATATCCTGGAAAAAAAACTAATAATAAGCATCACATACCCCCATATCTCATTAACTTGAGCATAAAGATGGGTACACTATCAACCAATGATGGTTCTTCTCTAAATGTAGCTCTATTTTGCAGATAGTTTCTATTTTGTTGTAAAAATTTTAAGCTATCAAACAggcttattattattacagttcTCCAGATGCCTCTTCCAGCCTATTTATAAAAGAATTATCAAACACCTGCAGTAGGTGAAATACTTTATGGTGACATTCTGCATGAGGTGAACACACTTGTGGAAGAGTTCTTCATTGGAAATAGGCTTCAATAAACACTAATAATAATTGATAATGATAATTACAGACCTGTTTTGTAcaaatatacagtggaacctcacttgacgaatgcccctctttacgaaTGTTTTGGTTTTCGAGCTCGTTTTCTTCGTAAAATTCAACTCGGTATTCGAAGTTTCTCACTTCTCGAATTTGTTGGTACATGTATGGGTCGACGAGCACGTGGATCTGCTGGGTGCGGGCGAggtgcgcctcagtttaccagtgtctcctcccTGGTGATGAttgcgcttgaattctttgtgaataatttcattgtttttctgctTTTCAACAGTTcaacagtggtaaagttcaagaccatagttgtgaggatgatgatagaggaaaaacaagagatgtgatgtctcactacggaCAAGTATTAAAATGTAGGGGGAAAAAAATGTCTATAGACAGAATCTTAGTAGgataagcaagcagtgagccacaaccaggtcctaatggtatgcctgcaaaacgtaaGATAGAGAATATCCCAGAAatatcatcactgcctgatgttatataaCACTCGTACTGATAACActtctcactgtcttccatatgccaacaagtccTTAATAAAGGTCAGAtatactgtagtacaaaatatgaatggtattctgtataaaatgtatttttaagttaatatttttggttatgtggaacggattaattaaatttacattatttcttatcggAAAATTTGATTCATTTTTCAAATTTTTGGTTGATGAgttgtctctgggaatggattaaattcgtaaatgaAGTTACTACTATACTGAATAAATTACATTTAAACttttcaaaattttttaatgGATACGGTACTGTACAT
Encoded proteins:
- the LOC123766149 gene encoding NKAP family protein CG6066, which encodes MGRHSSSSSDSSDESSPDRSSPSPHSRKNTSKKSHSRGSSRKRSPVGKERHRSRSRSNDRSSHSKSPEKSTRKSDIKRNRLGSRDRACRSRSRDKSHQSKSHNRSNRSRSHDRNHRSKSPERSHRSKSPERSRRSKSRDRNHRSHEKKHNVDSRVKKRGSRSGSESRSRSRSGSYSKTKQRIRNIYNKKESSADRERRDKKRARTPNKAEANNKFHNNRNYRDQSRSHENDYTRRDHRSHMQSSFRNGPQDRRWSKSPEERRGGGYQRNRDHSPPTPDGRWGHNKFFEQQREEGFSRDRDRNREGYGFGSGKRDNSNYRNGGGYRGRGGGGGGFGRYNEKSDQSDDYFAYKRVQRQQITEEGVAELWGVSPAHPVEDSDVGNTDDEKKSKTANKDGENGSHASDNEKKRKKRKKKEKKKKHKREKKKRKKEKKKAAKKKVSESSSQSDSESDIDDDDLKWIERRKDSDGEMVEEVVGPLPKPQVTLSKKDYGKALLPGEGAAMAAYVAEGKRIPRRGEIGLTSDEIEKFEDVGYVMSGSRHRRMEAVRLRKENQIYSADEKRALAMFSKEERQKRENKILTQFRDIVRSKLNKK